Proteins encoded in a region of the Roseateles sp. SL47 genome:
- a CDS encoding redoxin domain-containing protein — translation MKLTFSTNAPKFLGHGLHSATRRGLLIGAALVAVIGPVHAQAQIDQAAPAFSATTADGKTLSLDSLRGKTVVLEWTNHDCPYVKKHYGSGNIPALQKEAAVKGVVWLQVISSAPGQQGHVDGPTAIKLNEQRGATPANTLLDPSGQIGKAYGAQTSPHLFIINPQGVLVYKGGIDSIATAKTEDIAKAEPYVKTALTELTAGKKVSQANTRPYGCSIKYAS, via the coding sequence ATGAAGCTGACCTTCTCGACGAATGCCCCGAAGTTTTTGGGCCACGGCCTGCATTCGGCCACACGGCGCGGCCTGCTGATCGGCGCTGCGCTGGTCGCCGTGATCGGGCCGGTACACGCACAGGCTCAAATCGACCAGGCGGCTCCGGCATTCAGCGCCACCACGGCGGATGGCAAGACGCTGTCGCTAGACAGCCTGCGTGGCAAAACGGTGGTGCTGGAGTGGACCAACCATGATTGCCCCTACGTGAAAAAGCACTATGGCAGCGGCAACATCCCGGCGCTGCAGAAGGAGGCCGCCGTCAAGGGGGTGGTCTGGCTGCAGGTCATCTCGTCCGCACCGGGCCAGCAGGGCCATGTGGATGGTCCGACCGCCATCAAGCTCAACGAGCAGCGCGGCGCCACGCCGGCCAACACGCTGCTGGATCCCAGCGGCCAGATCGGCAAGGCCTACGGTGCGCAGACCTCCCCGCACCTGTTCATCATCAACCCGCAGGGCGTGCTGGTTTACAAAGGTGGTATCGACAGCATTGCCACCGCCAAGACGGAAGACATCGCCAAGGCCGAGCCCTATGTCAAGACTGCGCTGACCGAACTGACGGCGGGCAAGAAGGTCTCGCAGGCCAACACCCGTCCCTACGGCTGTTCGATCAAGTACGCGAGCTGA
- a CDS encoding diguanylate cyclase, with protein MTEERQALGKRPFAEGVLEPPVHLGRRTEVIGVRVAEGRSALLKLLRTPQPSVADMARLRREFELPQRLDPRFILRPTALTEHAGRAGLLFDAPELAGAQTLRQRLRQGPLDPQALLRIALDLVDALQHLHAQGLIHRDLGLGQVVLLEGAGSIPGRVRVADLGLAAEIDRERPLVQKAELIEASLATLAPELTGRMSRDVDYRADLYSFGASLLEALTGAPPFPVNDPASAVHAHLALPAPLATRRNPRVFAPLAAVVAHCLNKEPEARYQSHQALRQDLQLCLAALEQGRALPGFTPARGDIALRFQASGRLYGREAALQQLAQAFEQAAHGQVRGAGLVAIAGFSGIGKTALVLASQRSLLAQQGHFAAAKFNQYGQDRPYGALLHLLAQRAAQVLALPEALQAPWRERLQALPGPNAAVLAGAVPELLPLLQPVQALVPVGPTESENRFLRTVSQGFAALARDGEPQTFFLDDWQWADRASRRLLRECLGDASLTHSLFILAYRDNEVRPGHPIAQELQELRQQLGERFTPLRLGPLGLDDSRQLLADSLHRAGEPDDAALLELASLCQARTGGNPFFMRRLMEDLWRRGLFHFDAARQRWTFLLERIAATRMADNVVALMLEQLEQLPEATCEALSVAALLGATVDLESLSTAMSADPTQLAQALLPALQAQLLVPASALYRYGPQLQGQASDDVRYAFAHDRVQEAALQRMAAASRTGLHLRIGRLLRQRHQTQSPQQPLPYAVLNHLNAARMLLRPGVDDEERSALAEANRAASRRALEAAAFEPAADYADVALELAPEGPAVTTWRHHAARAAYLAGRPERMESLLTEALAAAATPAERARLLEVRMEAFYAQGRLADTVSLGLELFELLGAALPQLDPGQPQADLARMLRQLREDIETLGIDTLAAQAPMQDEGWLLQISIAAKMTAAAYIVRPALLPLLTVFQVRLMVDHGHVPQALSAYSVLGLMCAEFLADYHFSHAIGRMTLLLVERHGWVQAFAHAGFSFHSFLSHWVDGLASSMDGLMQTHRNGLEFGNFRHAGLGLYVHDVHAFLSGQPLPHMETMLDEHVQRLQAMRQPVAQDYTQALLALVRALRQSPFKPAELPGLATITRTYQERQDLTGLMFLHGWQAVIAWVGNDPATAWRHAIQSRELFAAGRGMHAQSLFLFIAAWANQQLALQGEAPRDPVLVEQALTALTRWNDARPGHLSARLLLLKAQACEGDAQVDALLAQALIAAQAPGQPAMDRAAVLRAQADAWAHRHPDRAAQARQDLQQAWQDWGMTVAVVPAVSLPSAPPPSLTEGLVSHASSDPHLGDAADLSSLIKAVQAISSQPDLAALLRRLLEVVAENAGAQRAAVVLASGTSGASASTAAGASTGIAAGSSAMTPAKAIWPPWVLQGEVCMEGPVPVHLQEQLALDAADHQLPTALMREVLRTGQRLWLPDASTPDQHPWFRRGVSPARSVLILPLLKQGQTVGALYLENRAVAGVFTEARVSFLELLCANVVSAVDNARLVAELRDLNTSLEQRVAQRTQELVDSEERLRAVLDNAPMPMVVTRLRDGLIVYGNGPSVAIGGHSLEGLVGKPAFSFYRDPVDRDRIQQRFREQGRLQSEEVCLLAADGSERWMLLSMVPVRYDGEPSVLSTLVDFTERKRLEIELQRLATTDALTGAFNRRCFMERAEAELARSRRYGAALSLVMMDVDHFKRINDTLGHARGDDALCRVVQVCAQLVRKQDVLGRVGGEEFALLLPQTSLEEAHHLVERLRERIASSRMDDGHHGMTAVVLTASFGVTGMRPDDTSIDDLLGRADEALYRAKAAGRNRVERAA; from the coding sequence ATGACGGAAGAACGGCAGGCGTTGGGAAAACGTCCGTTCGCTGAGGGTGTGCTGGAACCTCCGGTGCACCTGGGGCGACGGACGGAAGTGATCGGTGTGCGTGTGGCTGAAGGGCGAAGCGCGCTGCTCAAACTGCTGCGCACCCCGCAGCCGTCCGTGGCCGACATGGCCCGGCTGCGTCGGGAATTCGAACTCCCGCAACGCCTGGACCCCCGCTTCATCCTGCGCCCGACCGCCCTGACCGAGCACGCCGGTCGCGCCGGTCTGCTGTTCGATGCGCCGGAGCTCGCCGGCGCGCAAACCCTTCGGCAACGACTGCGCCAAGGCCCACTGGACCCCCAAGCGCTGCTGCGCATCGCCCTGGACCTGGTCGACGCGCTTCAGCACCTGCATGCCCAGGGCCTCATCCATCGCGACCTGGGGCTGGGCCAGGTGGTTCTGCTGGAGGGGGCGGGCAGCATTCCCGGCCGTGTGCGCGTGGCCGACCTGGGCCTGGCGGCCGAGATTGATCGTGAACGTCCCCTGGTCCAGAAGGCTGAACTGATCGAAGCATCGCTGGCCACGCTGGCGCCGGAGTTGACCGGGCGGATGAGTCGTGACGTGGACTACCGCGCCGACCTCTACAGCTTCGGGGCCTCCCTGCTGGAGGCACTGACCGGCGCGCCGCCCTTCCCCGTCAACGACCCGGCCAGCGCCGTCCATGCCCATCTGGCACTGCCGGCCCCACTGGCCACTCGGCGCAACCCCCGCGTGTTCGCGCCGCTGGCTGCGGTGGTGGCACATTGCCTGAACAAGGAACCCGAGGCACGTTATCAAAGCCATCAGGCGCTGCGTCAGGATCTCCAGCTCTGTCTGGCCGCCCTGGAACAGGGACGTGCATTGCCGGGCTTCACGCCGGCCCGGGGTGACATCGCCCTGCGCTTCCAGGCCAGTGGGCGGCTCTACGGACGCGAAGCCGCGCTGCAGCAACTGGCCCAGGCCTTTGAGCAGGCCGCCCATGGGCAGGTTCGCGGCGCCGGGCTGGTGGCCATCGCCGGCTTTTCGGGCATTGGCAAGACGGCGCTGGTGCTGGCCTCGCAGCGCAGCCTGCTGGCGCAGCAGGGCCACTTTGCCGCTGCCAAGTTCAACCAGTATGGCCAGGACCGCCCGTATGGTGCGCTTTTGCATTTGCTGGCCCAGCGGGCCGCCCAGGTGCTGGCGCTGCCCGAGGCCTTGCAGGCACCCTGGCGTGAGCGGCTGCAGGCATTGCCCGGCCCGAATGCCGCCGTGCTGGCCGGGGCCGTGCCCGAACTGCTGCCGCTGCTGCAGCCGGTGCAGGCACTGGTGCCGGTTGGCCCCACCGAATCCGAGAACCGATTCCTGCGCACCGTCAGCCAGGGCTTTGCCGCCCTGGCCCGAGACGGCGAGCCGCAGACCTTCTTCCTCGATGACTGGCAATGGGCCGATCGAGCCTCACGCCGCCTGCTGCGTGAATGTCTGGGCGATGCCTCGCTGACGCACAGTCTGTTCATCCTGGCCTACCGGGACAACGAAGTCCGCCCCGGTCATCCGATTGCGCAGGAACTTCAGGAACTGCGGCAGCAACTGGGAGAGCGTTTCACGCCGCTGCGCCTGGGCCCGCTGGGGCTGGACGACAGCCGCCAGTTGCTGGCGGACAGCCTGCACCGTGCCGGGGAACCCGACGATGCTGCGCTGTTGGAATTGGCCAGCCTCTGCCAGGCTCGCACGGGGGGCAATCCGTTTTTCATGCGCCGCCTGATGGAAGACCTCTGGCGGCGCGGCCTGTTCCATTTCGATGCGGCCCGGCAGCGCTGGACCTTCCTGCTGGAGCGGATCGCCGCCACGCGCATGGCCGACAACGTGGTGGCGCTGATGCTGGAGCAATTGGAGCAGTTGCCCGAAGCGACCTGCGAAGCGCTGAGTGTGGCGGCGCTGTTGGGCGCCACCGTGGATCTGGAGAGCCTGTCGACGGCCATGTCGGCCGACCCGACGCAGTTGGCGCAAGCGCTGCTGCCGGCCCTGCAGGCGCAGCTGTTGGTGCCGGCCAGTGCGCTGTACCGCTATGGGCCGCAATTGCAGGGCCAAGCCAGTGACGATGTTCGTTATGCCTTTGCGCATGACCGGGTGCAGGAAGCCGCGCTGCAGCGCATGGCTGCGGCCAGTCGCACGGGGCTGCATCTGCGCATCGGAAGGCTGCTGCGCCAGCGTCACCAGACGCAATCACCCCAACAGCCGCTGCCGTATGCGGTGCTGAACCATCTCAATGCGGCCCGCATGCTCCTGCGTCCTGGTGTCGACGACGAGGAGCGTTCGGCGCTGGCCGAGGCGAACCGCGCGGCGTCCCGCCGGGCGCTGGAAGCGGCCGCCTTCGAGCCAGCGGCCGACTATGCGGATGTGGCACTGGAGCTGGCCCCGGAGGGCCCCGCTGTGACCACCTGGCGCCACCATGCTGCCCGCGCTGCTTATCTCGCCGGCCGGCCGGAGCGGATGGAATCGCTGCTGACCGAAGCCCTGGCAGCGGCCGCCACGCCGGCCGAACGCGCGCGCCTGCTGGAGGTGCGGATGGAGGCGTTTTATGCCCAGGGCCGGCTGGCCGATACCGTCAGCCTGGGCCTGGAGCTGTTCGAGCTCCTCGGTGCCGCGCTGCCGCAACTCGATCCCGGCCAGCCGCAAGCCGACCTCGCGCGCATGCTGCGACAACTGCGCGAGGACATCGAGACGCTGGGCATCGACACCCTGGCCGCACAAGCGCCGATGCAGGACGAAGGCTGGCTGCTGCAGATCTCCATCGCCGCCAAGATGACGGCCGCCGCCTACATCGTGCGTCCGGCGCTGCTGCCCTTGCTGACGGTCTTCCAGGTCCGTCTGATGGTGGACCATGGCCACGTGCCGCAGGCGCTATCGGCCTATTCGGTGCTGGGCCTGATGTGTGCGGAGTTCCTGGCGGACTACCACTTCTCGCATGCGATCGGACGCATGACCTTGTTGCTGGTGGAGCGGCATGGCTGGGTGCAGGCGTTTGCCCATGCCGGCTTCTCGTTCCATTCCTTCCTGAGTCACTGGGTCGACGGACTCGCGTCCAGCATGGACGGCTTGATGCAGACGCATCGCAATGGCCTGGAATTCGGCAACTTCCGACATGCCGGGCTGGGGCTGTATGTGCATGACGTGCACGCCTTCCTCAGCGGCCAGCCCCTGCCGCACATGGAGACCATGCTGGACGAGCATGTGCAGCGGCTGCAGGCTATGCGGCAACCGGTGGCGCAGGACTACACCCAGGCCCTGCTGGCGCTGGTCCGTGCCTTGCGCCAGTCACCGTTCAAGCCCGCTGAACTGCCAGGTCTCGCCACCATCACACGCACCTACCAGGAGCGGCAGGATCTAACCGGTCTGATGTTCCTGCACGGCTGGCAGGCGGTGATCGCCTGGGTGGGCAATGACCCGGCGACCGCGTGGCGGCATGCCATTCAGTCGCGCGAGCTGTTTGCGGCCGGGCGCGGCATGCATGCGCAGTCGCTGTTCCTGTTCATCGCGGCCTGGGCGAACCAGCAGTTGGCCCTCCAAGGCGAGGCGCCTCGGGACCCGGTCCTGGTTGAGCAGGCGTTGACGGCGCTGACGCGCTGGAATGACGCCCGGCCGGGGCATCTATCGGCCCGGTTGCTGTTGTTGAAAGCCCAGGCGTGCGAGGGGGATGCGCAGGTCGATGCGCTGCTGGCCCAGGCCCTCATCGCCGCCCAAGCGCCCGGGCAGCCCGCCATGGACCGCGCCGCCGTGTTGCGCGCGCAAGCAGACGCCTGGGCGCATCGCCACCCCGATCGAGCGGCACAGGCACGCCAGGACCTGCAGCAGGCCTGGCAGGACTGGGGCATGACGGTCGCGGTGGTGCCAGCCGTCTCCCTTCCTTCCGCCCCTCCACCGTCCCTCACCGAGGGGCTTGTGTCGCACGCCTCCAGCGATCCTCATCTGGGTGATGCCGCCGACCTGAGCAGCCTGATCAAGGCCGTGCAGGCCATCAGCAGCCAGCCCGACCTTGCGGCCCTGCTGCGGCGGCTGCTGGAGGTGGTGGCCGAGAACGCCGGGGCGCAGCGTGCCGCTGTGGTGCTGGCCAGCGGCACCTCTGGCGCCTCCGCATCGACGGCCGCCGGTGCATCCACCGGGATCGCCGCCGGGAGCTCAGCCATGACGCCTGCAAAAGCGATCTGGCCGCCATGGGTGCTGCAGGGCGAAGTTTGCATGGAGGGCCCGGTGCCGGTTCATTTGCAGGAACAACTCGCGCTGGACGCCGCCGATCATCAACTGCCCACCGCACTCATGCGCGAAGTGCTGCGGACCGGACAGCGCCTGTGGTTGCCGGACGCGAGCACTCCGGACCAGCACCCCTGGTTCCGGCGAGGTGTCTCGCCTGCACGTTCGGTGCTGATCCTGCCGCTGCTCAAGCAGGGCCAGACCGTTGGTGCGCTGTATCTGGAGAACCGCGCCGTGGCCGGCGTGTTCACCGAGGCGCGCGTGAGTTTTCTGGAGCTGCTGTGCGCCAACGTGGTCAGCGCGGTCGATAACGCGCGGCTGGTGGCGGAACTCCGGGACCTCAACACCAGCCTGGAACAGCGAGTCGCCCAGCGGACCCAGGAACTGGTGGACAGTGAGGAGCGCCTGCGCGCCGTCCTGGACAACGCGCCGATGCCGATGGTCGTCACCCGTCTCAGGGATGGTCTGATCGTTTATGGGAACGGCCCATCCGTGGCGATTGGCGGTCATTCGCTGGAAGGCCTGGTGGGCAAACCCGCCTTCTCCTTCTACCGCGACCCGGTCGACCGTGACCGCATCCAGCAACGCTTCCGGGAACAGGGTCGGCTGCAATCGGAGGAGGTCTGTCTGTTGGCCGCCGACGGCAGTGAGCGGTGGATGCTGCTGTCGATGGTGCCGGTGAGGTATGACGGTGAGCCCTCGGTGCTCAGCACCTTGGTGGATTTCACCGAGCGCAAGCGGCTGGAGATTGAACTTCAGCGCCTGGCCACCACCGACGCGCTGACCGGGGCGTTCAATCGACGCTGCTTCATGGAGCGGGCCGAGGCGGAACTCGCCCGCAGTCGGCGTTATGGGGCCGCGTTGTCGTTGGTGATGATGGACGTCGACCACTTCAAGCGGATCAACGACACGCTGGGTCATGCGCGTGGGGACGACGCGTTGTGCCGGGTGGTGCAGGTGTGTGCCCAGCTCGTGCGCAAGCAGGATGTGCTGGGTCGGGTGGGGGGTGAAGAATTTGCGTTGCTGTTGCCGCAGACCTCGCTGGAGGAGGCTCACCATCTGGTCGAACGTCTGCGGGAACGCATTGCCAGCAGCCGGATGGATGACGGCCACCATGGCATGACCGCCGTGGTGTTGACGGCCAGTTTTGGTGTGACCGGCATGCGTCCGGACGACACCAGCATCGACGATTTGTTGGGCCGTGCGGATGAGGCGCTCTATCGCGCCAAGGCGGCTGGGCGCAATCGGGTGGAGCGCGCGGCCTGA
- a CDS encoding TIGR02285 family protein, giving the protein MTLAAPAALVAHGALQALVALIALLPLPTQAQPLPASASPPTTPTPAPKLAPAPVAIDRIVWLTSDNTAAAQPGAHGVTNGLVTYFKVWWPGVQHDILIANTKRSWQMMEDGQQVCRANVVRTPDREKMAYFTNTQLTPPPQLVVRRDRLNRLPRMPSGEVLLPRLLADETLRGALVDGRSYGTAIDDMLAHRPANSNVALYSPRDFGGRLLQMISLDRADYSIDSDMALMMMGDPKDLVTVPIVGASDLVMAGIACPRTAWGWSAIRGLDRALGRPEGAATLRKGLMRWLTPETQVHYATQFDQFYRERARPSRLVP; this is encoded by the coding sequence GTGACGCTTGCCGCCCCGGCCGCGCTTGTGGCCCATGGCGCCCTTCAGGCCCTAGTGGCCCTTATAGCGCTGCTGCCCTTGCCGACCCAGGCCCAGCCCCTGCCGGCCTCCGCGTCCCCGCCCACGACGCCCACCCCTGCACCGAAGCTGGCCCCCGCGCCGGTCGCGATCGACCGCATCGTGTGGCTGACGTCAGACAACACCGCCGCCGCTCAACCAGGCGCTCACGGGGTGACCAACGGCCTGGTGACTTACTTCAAGGTCTGGTGGCCCGGGGTGCAGCATGACATCCTGATTGCCAACACCAAACGAAGCTGGCAAATGATGGAAGACGGCCAGCAGGTGTGCCGGGCCAATGTCGTGAGGACGCCAGACCGCGAGAAGATGGCCTACTTCACCAACACCCAGCTCACGCCGCCTCCGCAACTGGTGGTCCGGCGGGACCGCCTGAACCGTCTGCCGCGCATGCCCTCCGGTGAGGTGCTGCTGCCCCGGCTGCTGGCCGACGAGACCCTGCGTGGCGCGCTGGTCGACGGCCGCAGCTATGGCACCGCCATTGACGACATGCTGGCGCATCGTCCGGCGAACAGCAATGTCGCGCTCTATTCGCCCCGCGATTTCGGCGGGCGCCTGCTGCAGATGATCAGCCTGGATCGCGCGGACTACTCCATTGACTCGGACATGGCCCTGATGATGATGGGAGACCCCAAGGATCTGGTCACCGTGCCCATCGTCGGGGCCAGCGACCTGGTCATGGCCGGCATCGCCTGCCCTCGCACCGCCTGGGGCTGGTCCGCCATCCGAGGGTTGGACCGGGCGCTGGGCCGGCCGGAAGGGGCCGCGACCCTGCGCAAGGGGTTGATGCGATGGCTGACGCCGGAGACGCAGGTCCATTACGCCACCCAGTTCGACCAGTTCTACCGGGAGCGAGCGCGGCCATCACGGCTGGTGCCGTGA
- a CDS encoding sulfate ABC transporter substrate-binding protein, with protein MNALRRSISLLAAVTLLGGAALAQAQTTLLNVSYDPTRELYQAFNASFAKYWKTKTGETVTIKNSHGGSGKQARSVIDGLDADVVTLALAYDIDALYDHGKLLPADWQKRLPNNAAPYTSTIVFLVRKGNPKHINDWPDLARSGVDVITPNPKTSGGARWNYLAAWAYALKQPGGNAESAKAFVKRIYGNTKVLDSGARGATTTFVERGIGDVLIAWENEAYLAVKELGPEKFQIVTPSLSILAEPPVSVVDKNVDKKGTRKVAEAYLQYLYSPEGQEIAAKNYYRPRDPKVAQKYDKQFAPVKLVTIDEVFGGWRNAQKTHFDDGGVFDQINLAR; from the coding sequence GTGAACGCTCTTCGCCGCTCCATATCGCTGCTTGCCGCCGTCACCCTGCTAGGGGGTGCCGCGCTGGCTCAGGCCCAGACAACCCTGTTGAATGTGTCCTATGACCCAACACGGGAGCTCTACCAGGCTTTTAATGCTTCTTTTGCCAAGTACTGGAAGACCAAGACCGGCGAAACGGTGACCATCAAGAATTCCCACGGCGGTTCGGGCAAGCAGGCCCGGTCGGTGATTGACGGCCTGGATGCCGATGTGGTGACGCTGGCGCTGGCCTACGACATCGACGCCCTGTACGACCACGGCAAGCTGTTGCCCGCCGACTGGCAGAAGCGTCTGCCCAACAATGCCGCCCCCTACACCTCGACCATTGTGTTCCTGGTGCGCAAGGGCAACCCCAAACACATCAATGACTGGCCGGATCTGGCACGCAGCGGTGTGGACGTGATCACGCCCAATCCGAAGACCTCCGGCGGTGCCCGCTGGAACTATCTGGCGGCCTGGGCCTATGCCCTGAAGCAGCCGGGGGGCAATGCCGAATCGGCCAAGGCCTTTGTGAAGCGCATCTACGGCAACACCAAAGTGCTGGATTCCGGCGCACGGGGTGCCACCACCACCTTTGTGGAGCGCGGCATTGGTGACGTGCTGATTGCCTGGGAAAACGAAGCCTACCTGGCGGTGAAGGAACTGGGGCCTGAGAAGTTCCAGATCGTGACCCCCAGCCTCTCCATCCTGGCCGAACCGCCGGTGTCGGTGGTGGACAAGAATGTCGACAAGAAGGGCACCCGCAAGGTGGCCGAGGCCTATCTGCAATACCTCTACTCGCCGGAAGGCCAGGAGATTGCGGCCAAGAACTACTACCGTCCCCGTGACCCGAAGGTCGCTCAGAAGTACGACAAGCAATTTGCACCGGTGAAACTGGTGACGATTGATGAGGTCTTCGGCGGCTGGCGCAATGCCCAGAAGACGCACTTCGATGACGGCGGCGTCTTCGACCAGATCAACCTCGCCCGCTGA
- a CDS encoding CysB family HTH-type transcriptional regulator codes for MNFQQLRSVREAQRRGFNLTEVAQALHTSQPGVSRQIRELEDELGIDIFIRAGKRLTGLTEPGRNVMPIVERLLREAENLRRAGEDFARADSGHLRIAATHSQARYALPPAVRDFRNTHPEVSLQFQQGTPQQVARLLMDGEADIGIATEALAQHPELLTLPCYRWTHTVLVPHDHPLALETAEGKPLTLAQLGRHPIITYESGYTGRGHIDEAFSAAGIDLNVVLVAMDADVIKTYVELGLGVGIVAAIAYDEERDRQLRAIDARHLFADNLTRLAVRRDAYLRDYVYAFIETFAPPLNRSVVQQARASHALAD; via the coding sequence ATGAATTTCCAGCAACTGCGTTCGGTTCGCGAGGCACAACGCCGCGGATTCAATCTCACTGAAGTGGCCCAGGCCCTGCACACTTCCCAGCCGGGTGTGAGCCGTCAGATCCGTGAACTTGAGGATGAATTGGGCATCGACATCTTCATTCGGGCAGGAAAACGCCTCACCGGCCTGACCGAACCGGGCCGCAATGTGATGCCGATCGTGGAACGATTGCTGCGGGAAGCAGAGAACCTGCGCCGGGCGGGTGAGGACTTCGCCCGCGCCGACAGCGGCCATCTGCGCATTGCCGCGACGCACAGCCAGGCACGTTATGCGCTGCCGCCAGCGGTGCGGGACTTCCGCAACACCCATCCAGAAGTGAGCCTGCAATTCCAGCAAGGCACACCGCAGCAGGTGGCCCGGCTGTTGATGGACGGTGAAGCGGATATCGGCATTGCCACCGAAGCGCTGGCGCAGCATCCGGAACTGCTGACGCTGCCCTGCTATCGATGGACCCACACGGTGCTGGTGCCTCACGACCATCCATTGGCCCTTGAAACGGCGGAGGGGAAGCCGCTGACGCTGGCGCAACTGGGCCGCCATCCCATCATCACCTACGAAAGCGGCTACACCGGCCGGGGCCATATCGACGAAGCATTTTCAGCCGCTGGCATCGATCTGAATGTGGTGCTGGTGGCCATGGACGCCGACGTGATCAAGACCTATGTGGAACTGGGCCTGGGTGTCGGCATCGTCGCGGCGATTGCTTATGACGAGGAACGGGACCGCCAACTCCGCGCCATTGATGCCCGCCATCTTTTTGCTGACAACCTCACCCGGCTGGCCGTGCGGCGGGATGCCTATCTGCGGGACTATGTCTACGCCTTCATCGAGACCTTTGCACCGCCCTTGAATCGATCAGTGGTGCAACAGGCCCGTGCCAGCCACGCCCTGGCCGATTGA
- a CDS encoding CysB family HTH-type transcriptional regulator — MNLQQLRIVREAVQQNFNLTEVAAALFTSQSGVSKHIKDLEDELGVELFQRRGKRLLGLTEPGKEVAQVVDRMLQDVRNIKRLAQQFSSADQGQLTIATTHTQARYALPQVVARFKAAYPRVHLVLHQGSPAEIVSLLQSGEADVGIATEALGRDEAFVTFPFYEWRHAVVVPEGHPLTQQPLTLEALSEQALITYHEGYTGRARIDASFAQAGLAPDIVMSALDADVIKTYVQVGLGVGIIAAMAFEPNRDAGLQRLDASHLFPANTTRIALKRGHYLRGFAYRFLQECVADLTEERVRAAMEIEG; from the coding sequence ATGAACCTCCAGCAGTTGCGCATCGTCCGCGAGGCGGTGCAGCAGAACTTCAACCTGACCGAGGTGGCGGCGGCGCTGTTCACCTCGCAGTCGGGGGTCAGCAAACACATCAAGGACCTGGAGGATGAGCTGGGGGTGGAGCTGTTCCAGCGCCGGGGAAAGCGCCTGCTGGGGCTCACCGAACCCGGCAAGGAAGTGGCACAGGTGGTCGACCGCATGCTGCAGGATGTACGCAACATCAAGCGGCTGGCCCAGCAGTTCTCCAGCGCCGACCAGGGGCAACTGACCATTGCCACCACCCATACCCAGGCGCGATATGCACTGCCGCAGGTGGTGGCGCGGTTCAAGGCCGCCTATCCCCGCGTGCATCTGGTGCTGCATCAAGGCAGCCCGGCGGAGATCGTCTCGCTGCTGCAAAGCGGTGAGGCCGATGTCGGCATTGCCACCGAAGCACTGGGCCGGGATGAGGCCTTTGTGACCTTCCCGTTCTATGAATGGCGGCACGCGGTGGTGGTGCCGGAAGGCCATCCGCTGACGCAGCAGCCGCTCACGCTGGAGGCGCTGTCCGAGCAAGCGCTCATCACCTATCACGAGGGCTATACCGGCCGCGCCCGCATTGATGCGAGTTTTGCGCAGGCCGGCCTGGCGCCGGACATCGTCATGTCCGCACTCGATGCGGATGTCATCAAGACCTATGTGCAGGTGGGCCTGGGGGTGGGCATCATCGCGGCCATGGCGTTCGAGCCCAACCGGGATGCGGGATTGCAGCGGCTGGATGCCAGCCATCTGTTCCCGGCCAACACCACTCGCATTGCGCTCAAACGCGGCCACTATCTGCGGGGCTTTGCCTATCGATTCCTGCAGGAATGTGTGGCCGATCTCACCGAGGAGCGGGTGCGGGCGGCGATGGAGATCGAGGGCTGA